Proteins co-encoded in one Flavivirga eckloniae genomic window:
- a CDS encoding MBL fold metallo-hydrolase, with the protein MHRKKSIINVLIIILVNYTCCLSVIGQVDLEKLNWIHGSEDCKKNTDDLIQVVKYDANTWILRQNKCTNYEAPFMFLFLGKDKALLMDTGATKEEETFPLYRTVNKIVKNWEEQQSKKIELVVAHTHKHGDHYAADTQFINKPETTVVGLEKNDVIAFFRFTNWPKDIVDFELGDRLIKIIPIPGHQETSIALYDTSSKLLLTGDTFYPGRLYVDDWLSFKASISKLVDFTKTHEIKYILGNHIEMSTTSGVDYPIGSTYHPKEQKLQLTVEDLKELQSTLKELGDKPIKKVFEKFIIYPIK; encoded by the coding sequence ATGCACAGAAAAAAAAGTATTATAAATGTCTTAATCATAATTCTTGTTAATTATACCTGTTGTTTATCTGTGATAGGACAGGTTGATCTTGAAAAACTAAATTGGATTCACGGATCGGAGGACTGTAAAAAAAACACAGACGATTTAATACAAGTCGTAAAGTATGATGCCAATACTTGGATATTAAGGCAAAATAAGTGCACAAACTACGAAGCACCGTTTATGTTTTTATTTTTAGGTAAGGATAAGGCGCTATTAATGGATACGGGAGCAACAAAAGAGGAAGAAACATTTCCTTTATACCGAACCGTTAATAAGATCGTAAAAAATTGGGAGGAGCAACAAAGCAAAAAAATAGAATTAGTAGTAGCGCATACGCACAAACACGGTGACCATTATGCCGCAGATACACAATTTATCAATAAGCCAGAAACAACAGTTGTGGGTCTTGAAAAAAATGATGTTATAGCGTTTTTTAGGTTTACCAACTGGCCTAAAGATATAGTGGATTTTGAACTCGGAGATAGATTGATAAAAATAATTCCTATACCGGGGCATCAAGAAACATCAATAGCATTATACGATACCTCTTCTAAGCTGTTGCTAACAGGAGATACTTTTTACCCTGGACGTTTATATGTTGACGACTGGTTATCATTTAAAGCGAGTATTAGCAAACTTGTCGATTTTACAAAAACACATGAGATTAAGTATATTTTAGGTAATCATATTGAAATGTCAACAACAAGTGGTGTGGATTACCCTATAGGATCTACCTATCATCCCAAAGAACAAAAGCTACAATTAACTGTAGAGGACTTAAAAGAACTTCAATCAACTCTTAAGGAATTAGGAGACAAACCAATTAAAAAGGTATTTGAAAAATTTATCATTTACCCAATCAAATAA
- the hisS gene encoding histidine--tRNA ligase, whose translation MAQKPSIPKGTRDFNPEQVAKRHYIFNTIRGAFETFGFQPIETPSFENSDTLMGKYGEEGDRLIFKILNSGDYLSKANSEAYDSKNSNKLTPSISEKALRYDLTVPFARYVVQHQNEIEFPFKRYQIQPVWRADRPQKGRFREFFQCDADVVGSQSLWQEVEFIQLYDTVFSALKLEGVTIKINNRKILSGIAEVIGASDKLIDFTVALDKLDKIGEEKVKEEMLGKGISEEGIAKLQPLFTLSGSFESQIDSLKTILSASEEGQKGIEELAFINTAISELGLKTAALQLDVTLARGLNYYTGAIFEVSAPKDVKMGSIGGGGRYDDLTGIFGMKNVSGVGISFGLDRIFLVLEELDLFPETVNKNVEVLFINFGEKEALFSLKAINELRSQGINSELYPDTAKMKKQMNHANKRAIPFVVLVGDQEIESNTYTLKNMATGEQHKVPLKELISLVK comes from the coding sequence ATGGCTCAAAAACCAAGTATACCAAAAGGAACCAGAGATTTTAACCCAGAACAGGTAGCAAAGCGTCACTACATCTTTAATACCATTCGAGGCGCTTTTGAAACGTTCGGATTTCAACCCATTGAAACACCTAGTTTTGAAAACTCTGATACCTTAATGGGTAAATATGGGGAAGAAGGCGATCGCTTGATTTTTAAGATTTTAAATTCGGGAGATTATTTATCTAAAGCTAACAGTGAAGCTTACGATTCTAAAAACTCCAATAAATTAACGCCAAGTATTTCGGAAAAAGCACTTCGTTATGATTTAACGGTGCCTTTTGCACGCTACGTAGTACAACACCAAAACGAAATTGAATTTCCATTTAAGCGTTACCAGATTCAACCAGTTTGGAGAGCAGACAGACCGCAAAAAGGGCGTTTTAGAGAGTTTTTTCAATGTGATGCCGATGTCGTTGGTAGTCAATCGCTTTGGCAAGAGGTTGAGTTTATTCAATTGTATGATACTGTTTTTTCAGCCTTAAAATTAGAAGGTGTCACCATAAAAATTAATAACCGTAAAATTCTATCTGGAATAGCTGAGGTTATTGGTGCTTCAGATAAGTTAATAGATTTTACTGTTGCGTTAGATAAATTAGATAAAATAGGCGAGGAAAAAGTAAAAGAAGAAATGCTAGGTAAAGGGATCTCGGAAGAAGGTATTGCTAAGCTTCAACCATTATTTACATTGTCGGGTTCTTTTGAGTCTCAAATAGATAGTTTAAAAACTATTTTATCGGCTTCTGAAGAAGGACAAAAAGGGATTGAAGAATTAGCGTTTATAAATACAGCGATTTCAGAATTAGGATTAAAAACAGCAGCTTTACAATTGGATGTAACGCTTGCCCGTGGATTAAACTATTACACCGGAGCTATTTTTGAGGTGTCTGCACCAAAAGATGTGAAAATGGGTTCTATTGGCGGAGGTGGTCGTTATGATGACTTAACGGGTATTTTCGGCATGAAAAACGTGAGCGGAGTTGGTATTAGCTTTGGGTTGGATAGAATTTTTTTAGTGCTTGAAGAGTTGGACTTATTTCCAGAAACAGTGAATAAAAATGTTGAGGTTCTGTTTATCAATTTTGGTGAGAAAGAAGCGTTATTCAGTTTAAAGGCTATTAACGAATTACGATCTCAAGGTATAAATTCTGAACTGTATCCAGATACTGCAAAAATGAAAAAGCAAATGAATCACGCCAATAAACGTGCTATTCCGTTTGTTGTTTTGGTAGGCGATCAGGAAATAGAATCTAATACCTATACCCTTAAAAACATGGCTACCGGGGAGCAACATAAAGTGCCTTTAAAGGAGTTGATTTCTCTTGTAAAATAA
- the rpsR gene encoding 30S ribosomal protein S18 codes for MSSIEQQSKGKKDGEIRYLTPLNIETNKQKKYCRFKKSGIKYIDYKDPDFLLKFVNEQGKILPRRLTGTSLKYQRKVSVAVKRARHLALMPYVADLLK; via the coding sequence ATGTCATCGATAGAACAACAATCAAAAGGAAAAAAAGACGGAGAAATTAGATATTTAACGCCGTTGAATATTGAGACAAACAAACAAAAGAAATACTGTCGTTTCAAAAAATCTGGTATTAAATACATAGATTATAAAGATCCAGATTTCTTATTAAAGTTTGTAAACGAGCAAGGTAAAATTTTACCAAGACGTTTAACAGGAACTTCTTTAAAGTATCAAAGAAAAGTATCTGTAGCCGTAAAAAGAGCACGTCACTTGGCCTTAATGCCTTACGTAGCAGATTTATTAAAATAA
- the rpsF gene encoding 30S ribosomal protein S6: protein MNHYETVFILNPVLSEDQIKETVKKYEDFLVSNGAKMVSKENWGLKKLAYPIQNKKSGFYHLFEYTVPGEVINALEVEFRRDERFMRYLTVSLDKHAISWAERRREKLKQKA, encoded by the coding sequence ATGAATCATTATGAAACTGTTTTCATCTTAAATCCCGTTTTATCTGAAGATCAGATAAAGGAAACAGTAAAGAAATACGAAGATTTTCTTGTTTCTAACGGAGCTAAGATGGTATCTAAAGAAAATTGGGGGCTTAAAAAACTGGCCTACCCAATACAAAACAAGAAAAGTGGATTCTATCACTTGTTTGAGTACACCGTGCCAGGTGAAGTAATTAATGCTTTAGAAGTAGAGTTTAGACGTGATGAGCGTTTTATGCGTTATTTAACGGTATCGTTAGATAAACACGCTATTTCTTGGGCAGAGAGAAGAAGAGAAAAACTTAAACAAAAAGCTTAA
- a CDS encoding DUF6495 family protein — MKYARLTKEQFEELHQEFINFLATQSVTAEEWTNLKTNKPELAETELDVFSDLIWEGVLNKAEYLEHISPQHMYLFHLKEDKMQAIVINLKNDIDITTKEGYAWLRENLMDENVEFLQADKDYTDDKNLDKFKMIEQGAVITKGDLFNYFDKLIN; from the coding sequence ATGAAGTACGCAAGACTTACCAAAGAACAGTTTGAAGAGTTACATCAGGAGTTCATTAACTTTTTGGCAACACAATCCGTTACTGCAGAGGAGTGGACCAATTTAAAAACAAATAAGCCAGAGTTAGCAGAAACAGAACTGGATGTTTTTAGTGATTTAATTTGGGAAGGTGTTTTAAATAAAGCAGAGTATTTAGAGCACATATCGCCACAGCATATGTATTTGTTTCATTTAAAGGAAGATAAAATGCAGGCTATAGTGATTAACTTAAAAAATGACATAGATATTACTACGAAAGAAGGCTATGCTTGGTTACGTGAAAACTTAATGGATGAAAATGTTGAGTTTTTACAAGCCGATAAGGATTATACAGACGATAAAAATCTGGATAAGTTTAAAATGATTGAACAGGGTGCTGTTATTACTAAAGGCGACTTGTTTAATTATTTTGATAAGTTGATAAACTGA
- a CDS encoding nuclear transport factor 2 family protein, which yields MKLFKTFLSMALVLAFFNCTDKEKVKKTPETDLTQLMESIDKFNKAFQEGHVKVLESMITENYLHTNGNLKSIRKNDWINYLSKREKEIQSGALEVIEYKLEETEIELHGNTAIVTGKVTVSNKRNNDIKKNEYRITNIWVYESGAWKRAGFHDGKIK from the coding sequence ATGAAGTTATTTAAAACATTTTTATCCATGGCATTGGTTTTAGCTTTTTTCAACTGTACAGATAAGGAAAAAGTAAAGAAAACCCCAGAAACCGATTTAACTCAATTAATGGAATCGATAGATAAATTTAACAAAGCTTTTCAAGAAGGTCATGTAAAGGTTTTGGAATCTATGATAACCGAAAATTATCTGCATACTAACGGTAATTTAAAATCGATAAGAAAAAATGATTGGATTAATTACTTGAGCAAAAGGGAAAAGGAAATTCAATCGGGAGCATTAGAAGTCATTGAATATAAGCTGGAAGAAACAGAAATTGAATTGCATGGAAATACAGCCATTGTAACAGGAAAGGTTACTGTATCAAATAAAAGGAACAATGACATTAAAAAGAATGAATATCGAATTACTAATATTTGGGTGTATGAATCTGGAGCGTGGAAAAGAGCTGGATTTCATGATGGGAAAATAAAATAA
- the rplI gene encoding 50S ribosomal protein L9: MELILKQDVENLGFKDDVVTVKNGYGRNFLIPQGQAILATVSAKKVLAENLKQRAFKEKKIVDDANKVAEALKALEIKIPAKVGAGDKLFGSVNNINIAEALEKEGQAIDKKFITVTTVKRTGKYNAVVRLHREVSVDLPFEVIAQAK; the protein is encoded by the coding sequence ATGGAACTTATATTAAAACAAGACGTTGAAAATTTAGGATTTAAAGACGATGTTGTAACAGTTAAGAACGGTTATGGTAGAAATTTTTTAATTCCTCAAGGACAAGCTATTCTAGCTACAGTTTCTGCAAAGAAAGTTTTAGCGGAGAATTTAAAGCAAAGAGCTTTTAAAGAAAAGAAAATAGTTGACGATGCTAACAAAGTTGCTGAAGCTTTAAAAGCATTAGAAATTAAGATACCTGCGAAAGTAGGAGCAGGAGACAAATTATTTGGTTCTGTAAATAATATCAACATAGCTGAAGCTTTAGAAAAAGAAGGTCAAGCTATCGATAAAAAATTCATTACAGTTACTACAGTTAAACGTACAGGTAAATATAATGCTGTTGTACGTTTACACAGAGAAGTATCTGTTGATTTACCTTTCGAGGTTATAGCACAAGCTAAATAG
- a CDS encoding LytR/AlgR family response regulator transcription factor translates to MTLNCVVVDDSAIQRLSIVKLVENHPSLNLIAEYSSALETKNGLNTHQVDLIFLDIEMPVLNGFELLDVLNNKPQIIFVTGKTEYAFKAFNYDATDYLHKPITRERFNTSVDKALEQHRLTLDFNEEEGEHIFVKSNLKKRKVYIKDIKWIEALGDYVKLVTEETSLVVLSTMKSFEAELPEGKFLRIHKSYIVNLDKIDRFNSKNVEVGAYEIPLSRNKKTQLVDALNNI, encoded by the coding sequence ATGACATTAAACTGTGTAGTAGTAGACGATTCGGCAATACAACGTCTTTCAATAGTGAAGTTAGTAGAAAATCATCCATCACTTAACTTAATTGCAGAGTATAGTAGTGCCTTAGAAACTAAAAATGGTTTAAATACCCATCAAGTGGACTTAATCTTTTTAGACATTGAAATGCCAGTGTTAAATGGATTTGAGCTTTTGGATGTATTAAACAACAAACCTCAAATTATTTTTGTAACTGGTAAAACAGAGTATGCATTTAAAGCATTTAATTACGATGCTACCGACTATTTGCATAAGCCAATTACAAGAGAACGTTTTAACACTTCTGTTGATAAAGCCTTAGAGCAACATAGATTGACTCTAGACTTTAACGAAGAAGAAGGTGAACATATTTTTGTAAAGAGTAACCTTAAAAAACGTAAAGTTTATATCAAAGATATTAAATGGATCGAAGCTCTAGGTGATTATGTAAAATTAGTTACAGAAGAAACTAGTTTGGTAGTATTATCTACAATGAAATCTTTTGAAGCTGAACTACCCGAAGGTAAGTTTTTAAGAATTCATAAATCGTACATTGTTAATCTTGATAAAATTGACAGGTTTAACAGTAAGAACGTTGAAGTCGGAGCTTATGAAATTCCGTTAAGTAGAAATAAAAAGACTCAGTTGGTTGATGCCTTAAACAATATTTAG
- a CDS encoding TonB-dependent receptor, whose protein sequence is MKKTTLAIFFLFFGALAFSQVTTSNIKGLILDEKSEPLPGANVLAIHTPTGTKYGAATNFDGRFNLLNLRVGGPYSITVSFIGFQEQTFNNVFLTLGKTTNLDVTLVADNEELEAIVIQGTGGTGTFGSDRTGAETSVGRRELTRLPTISRSAADFTRLEPSASGNSFGGRNDQYNNFSLDGAIFNNPFGLDAPTPGGQTGAQPISLDAIDQISVSTAPYDVTQSGFTGASVNAVTKSGTNEFHGTVYGFFRNEDLTGGKIKGEDVTKPDLEQVQYGISIGGPIIKSKLFFFANFEKDDRTDLGTNGWIPNTGSGAINESRVSESDLMSVSNALATLGYNTGAYEGFTYGSESTKGILKLDWNINDNNRLAIIYNFLNASKEKPAHPTALGVRGPSFTVLQFENSGYEINNGIQSLQLELNSTLSGDMTNKFQVGYTHFDDFRDPLSTPAPAITIQDGSGSNYIIAGHEPFSINNRLDQKVFQLTNNLNVVKGSHTFTIGFSFEKFQFDNSFNLGAFGYDEDGDFNQEVGAFAAYPDLNAFLTDVNDGTLAAALANADNVFNTNNALAAGDGWSLAETNVGQLAFYVQDEWNVNDNFKLTYGIRFDKPLYFDTKNKIDENIARKPFTFDPTIPYFNPNTNQETLIDSRKLPNNKFLISPRLGFNWDVNGESKTQIRGGTGVFTGRFPFVWLGNQVQGLDFFFYQVVDPEFKWPQVWRTNVGADHKFENGIVLTGDVSYTKDINGAHVQNWGLRNPSGTLNAPGDNRPTYLPADRGNNAYVFTNSDKGRIWNASLKAQKTFENGIYTSLAYNYLNAKDVNSIEAEITGDAFDFNPNLGNANNDVLSYSKYGDTHRFIGLASKKWSYASDKMATTVSAFCEYAQGGRFNYTYAGNINGDSSFQNNDLIYIPTASEVQQMQFSGPGQAEDFERFIQQDDYLSENRGRYFERYGALSPWRSRWDIKILQDFKFNVSGDKTNTLQLSIDVLNFGNLLNSDWGVVEQPNNMSPISVDTSGATPVYTFSEGSDAQSFGFDSSLASRWQAQFGLRYIF, encoded by the coding sequence ATGAAAAAAACTACCCTCGCAATTTTTTTCTTGTTCTTTGGTGCGCTTGCATTTTCGCAGGTCACAACATCGAACATTAAAGGTCTAATTCTAGACGAAAAATCCGAACCTCTTCCAGGAGCCAATGTACTGGCCATTCACACACCAACTGGTACAAAGTATGGAGCAGCTACGAACTTTGATGGAAGATTTAACTTATTAAATTTAAGAGTAGGGGGACCTTACTCGATTACAGTGAGTTTTATAGGGTTTCAAGAACAAACATTTAATAATGTGTTCTTAACTTTAGGTAAAACAACCAATTTAGATGTTACGTTAGTAGCAGATAACGAAGAACTGGAAGCGATAGTTATTCAGGGAACCGGAGGAACAGGAACTTTTGGTAGCGATCGTACTGGTGCAGAAACCAGTGTGGGACGCCGTGAATTAACACGCCTACCAACTATTTCCAGATCGGCAGCAGATTTTACAAGATTAGAACCATCTGCTAGTGGAAATTCTTTTGGAGGTAGAAACGATCAATACAATAATTTTTCTCTGGATGGTGCTATTTTTAATAATCCTTTTGGTTTAGATGCTCCTACTCCCGGAGGACAAACTGGAGCGCAGCCTATCTCATTAGATGCCATAGACCAAATATCTGTTTCAACGGCACCATATGATGTTACCCAATCAGGATTTACAGGAGCTTCAGTTAATGCGGTTACTAAAAGTGGAACAAATGAGTTTCATGGTACTGTTTACGGGTTCTTTAGAAATGAGGATTTAACAGGAGGAAAAATAAAAGGAGAAGATGTTACGAAACCAGATTTAGAGCAAGTACAATATGGTATTAGTATTGGAGGCCCTATAATAAAAAGTAAACTGTTCTTTTTCGCTAATTTTGAAAAAGATGATAGAACAGATTTAGGAACTAATGGTTGGATACCTAATACAGGTTCTGGAGCAATTAACGAATCTAGAGTAAGTGAAAGTGACTTAATGAGTGTATCAAATGCTCTGGCAACATTAGGATACAATACAGGTGCTTACGAAGGATTTACCTATGGATCTGAATCTACCAAAGGAATTCTTAAACTAGATTGGAATATCAATGATAATAATCGTTTAGCGATTATCTATAACTTTTTAAACGCATCAAAAGAAAAACCAGCACACCCCACCGCTTTAGGGGTTAGAGGGCCAAGCTTTACAGTACTTCAGTTTGAAAATTCAGGATACGAAATAAATAATGGGATACAATCATTGCAATTAGAACTAAATTCAACATTATCTGGAGATATGACAAACAAATTCCAAGTAGGTTATACTCATTTTGATGATTTTAGAGATCCTTTATCGACTCCAGCACCAGCTATTACTATTCAAGATGGAAGTGGTTCTAATTATATTATCGCAGGTCATGAGCCATTTTCTATTAATAATAGATTGGATCAAAAAGTATTTCAACTTACCAACAATTTAAATGTAGTTAAAGGAAGTCACACATTTACTATAGGATTCTCTTTTGAAAAATTTCAATTTGATAACTCTTTTAATTTGGGAGCTTTTGGCTATGATGAAGATGGTGATTTTAATCAGGAAGTGGGAGCATTTGCAGCTTATCCTGATTTAAATGCTTTTCTAACTGATGTAAATGATGGTACATTAGCTGCTGCATTAGCTAATGCAGATAATGTTTTTAATACTAATAATGCTTTGGCTGCTGGCGATGGATGGTCTTTAGCCGAGACAAATGTTGGACAATTGGCGTTTTATGTACAGGACGAATGGAATGTAAATGATAATTTCAAATTAACTTACGGTATTAGATTTGATAAGCCATTATATTTTGATACCAAGAATAAAATAGATGAAAACATAGCAAGAAAACCTTTTACTTTCGATCCAACGATTCCTTATTTTAACCCCAACACAAATCAAGAAACTTTAATAGATTCTAGAAAATTACCAAATAATAAATTTCTTATTTCTCCACGTTTAGGTTTTAACTGGGATGTTAATGGGGAAAGTAAAACACAAATAAGAGGTGGTACAGGTGTATTTACTGGTCGTTTTCCATTTGTATGGCTAGGAAATCAAGTACAAGGATTAGATTTTTTCTTTTATCAAGTGGTAGACCCAGAATTTAAATGGCCACAAGTATGGAGAACCAATGTAGGAGCCGATCATAAATTTGAAAATGGTATTGTTTTAACAGGAGATGTATCTTATACTAAGGATATTAATGGTGCTCATGTACAAAACTGGGGATTAAGAAATCCATCAGGTACACTTAATGCGCCTGGCGATAACAGACCAACTTATTTACCTGCTGATAGAGGTAATAATGCCTATGTATTTACAAATTCTGATAAAGGGCGTATTTGGAATGCTAGTTTAAAAGCTCAAAAAACGTTTGAGAATGGTATTTATACAAGTTTAGCATACAACTATTTAAATGCTAAAGACGTAAACTCCATAGAAGCTGAAATTACAGGGGATGCTTTTGATTTTAACCCTAATTTAGGTAACGCGAATAATGATGTGTTGTCTTATTCCAAATATGGAGATACACATCGTTTTATAGGTTTAGCTAGTAAAAAATGGTCGTATGCAAGTGATAAAATGGCGACTACAGTTTCTGCATTTTGTGAATATGCGCAAGGTGGTCGTTTTAATTATACATATGCAGGTAATATAAATGGAGATAGTTCTTTCCAGAACAATGACCTTATTTATATCCCTACAGCAAGTGAAGTACAACAGATGCAATTCTCTGGTCCTGGACAAGCGGAAGATTTTGAAAGATTTATTCAACAGGACGATTATTTAAGTGAAAACAGAGGGCGTTATTTTGAAAGATATGGCGCTTTATCGCCATGGAGAAGCAGATGGGATATTAAAATCTTACAGGATTTTAAATTTAATGTAAGTGGAGATAAAACAAATACACTTCAGTTAAGTATTGATGTTCTTAATTTTGGAAACCTATTAAATTCAGATTGGGGTGTGGTAGAGCAGCCTAATAACATGTCTCCTATAAGTGTTGATACTTCTGGAGCTACACCGGTTTACACTTTTAGTGAAGGATCTGATGCTCAAAGTTTCGGGTTTGATTCCAGTTTAGCTTCCAGATGGCAAGCTCAATTTGGGTTACGTTATATTTTCTAA